In a genomic window of Chrysemys picta bellii isolate R12L10 chromosome 1, ASM1138683v2, whole genome shotgun sequence:
- the LOC135972344 gene encoding olfactory receptor 52B2-like, whose protein sequence is MMPADNHTVFDPVSYILIGIPGTEESHFWIAIPFCLIYVTSLFGNSLLLFIILTERSLHEPMYLLVSMLAVADLLLSTTTVPKMLAVFWFRAGEISFAACLTQMFFIHASFIAESAILLAMAFDRYVAICDPLRYTAVLTKSVIGKMGLAVVTRSFCIIFPLIFLVKQLKFCRTNLLPHAYCEHMILARVACNDITVHVWYGVAVAFLVIGLDIVLIAVSYGLILRAVFLLPSKEARLKALRTCGSHVCVILMFYVPAVFSSLPHQFGYIIPRYIFNLLANLYVIIPPMLNPIIYGVTTKEILNRVINVFYRCCSRSSLLS, encoded by the coding sequence ATGATGCCAGCTGACAATCACACTGTTTTTGACCCTGTTAGTTACATCCTGATCGGCATCCCGGGTACGGAGGAGTCTCATTTCTGGATTGCCATCCCCTTCTGTCTGATTTACGTTACATCACTTTTTGGGAACTCTCTCCTACTATTCATCATACTAACAGAAcgaagcctccatgagcccatgtatcTATTAGTGTCCATGCTGGCTGTTGCTGATCTGCTGTTATCTACCACTACGGTGCCCAAGATGCTGGCTGTATTCTGGTTTAGAGCAGGAGAAATTTCTTTTGCTGCCTGCCTgacccagatgttcttcatccATGCCAGTTTTATTGCCGAGTCGGCCATCCTATTGGCCATGGCGTTTGATCGGTACGTTGCCATCTGTGACCCCCTGAGATATACCGCTGTGCTAACCAAGTCTGTGATCGGGAAGATGGGTCTGGCAGTTGTCACAAGAAGTTTCTGTATCATTTTTCCTCTCATCTTTCTCGTGAAGCAGCTGAAGTTCTGCAGAACCAACCTCCTGCCTCACGCCTATTGTGAGCATATGATCCTAGCCCGGGTGGCCTGCAATGACATCACAGTCCACGTCTGGTATGGTGTAGCTGTGGCTTTTTTAGTAATTGGTTTAGATATTGTGCTCATTGCTGTATCATATGGGTTGATCCTCAGGGCCGTCTTCCTGCTCCCGTCCAAGGAAGCCCGACTCAAGGCTCTCCGCACCTGCGGCTCCCATGTCTGTGTCATACTGATGTTCTACGTGCCGGCTGTTTTCTCCTCTTTACCACACCAGTTTGGGTACATCATCCCACGTTATATTTTCAACCTACTGGCCAACCTCTATGTGATCATTCCGCCcatgttaaaccccatcatttatgGGGTGACAACAAAAGAGATCCTGAACCGGGTGATCAATGTGTTTTATCGATGCTGCAGCAGAAGCTCCCTGCTGAGCTAA